One genomic window of bacterium includes the following:
- a CDS encoding phosphotransferase — RVVCLRDYQSQNLMIDARERLRILDYQDALLAPAELDLAALLHDSYIEIDASTRRELLDLYAEERGCPPTREALALLIVQRKCKDFGRYRLVTEKKGDARYAPFIQRARDSVLESLPQLPSALQHFVPVFENALQDRPA; from the coding sequence GCGGGTGGTCTGCCTTCGCGACTACCAGAGTCAGAACCTGATGATCGACGCACGAGAACGTCTGCGCATCCTCGACTATCAGGATGCCCTTCTGGCACCCGCAGAACTCGATCTGGCCGCCTTGTTACACGACTCCTACATCGAGATCGATGCGTCCACACGACGGGAACTGCTCGACCTCTACGCCGAAGAACGCGGTTGCCCGCCAACTCGCGAGGCACTGGCGCTCCTGATCGTGCAGCGAAAATGCAAGGACTTCGGACGCTATCGCCTGGTGACCGAGAAAAAAGGCGATGCTCGCTACGCGCCCTTCATCCAGCGCGCACGCGACTCAGTACTGGAATCCCTTCCGCAGCTACCCTCGGCACTCCAGCACTTCGTACCGGTTTTCGAAAACGCGCTTCAGGATCGTCCAGCGTGA
- a CDS encoding NDP-sugar synthase: MKAMLLAAGLGTRMLPLSDGIAKPALPVLDVPVVLRMVRRLAIQGVTEVAINVHAFSETLREALAEAPIPVSLFAEPELRGSGGGIQGARSFLGGSDPFLILNADMCLDIELSDLLRSHHQSGALATLALRDDPRKQEFGTIGYDAEGSVRRITTLVDRGGEKACGLFIGVQVMENQIFDRMPDRAVFQLMQDVYLPALEDGELLHVWEQPLSATWWPVGSPRELLDANLLALEQCPEHERIAPDARIEGELRGPVWVGAGASIATGATVGPHAVIGRGTRVAENARVETSLSLPNSRIGAESTLVRCVAHDDRVWRDA, from the coding sequence GTGAAGGCGATGCTCCTGGCCGCCGGACTCGGCACGCGCATGCTGCCGCTCTCGGACGGAATTGCGAAACCGGCCCTGCCGGTGCTCGACGTGCCCGTCGTGCTTCGCATGGTCCGGCGTCTCGCGATCCAGGGCGTGACCGAAGTGGCGATCAATGTCCACGCTTTCTCCGAAACGCTGCGAGAGGCCCTTGCGGAAGCTCCGATTCCGGTTTCGCTATTCGCCGAGCCGGAACTCCGGGGCAGCGGTGGCGGAATACAGGGAGCCCGCAGCTTCCTGGGCGGGAGCGATCCCTTCCTCATCCTGAACGCGGACATGTGTCTGGATATCGAACTATCGGATCTGTTGCGGAGCCACCATCAATCCGGAGCCCTGGCGACGCTGGCGTTGCGTGACGATCCCCGCAAGCAAGAATTTGGCACGATCGGCTACGATGCGGAAGGAAGCGTGCGCCGGATCACCACACTCGTCGATCGAGGTGGCGAGAAGGCATGTGGACTGTTCATCGGGGTGCAGGTCATGGAAAACCAGATCTTCGATCGGATGCCGGATCGCGCGGTGTTTCAACTCATGCAGGACGTCTACCTGCCGGCACTCGAAGACGGCGAACTTCTGCACGTTTGGGAGCAACCCCTTTCCGCCACATGGTGGCCGGTCGGTTCTCCCAGGGAACTGCTCGACGCGAACCTCCTGGCGCTCGAGCAATGCCCGGAGCACGAGCGCATCGCTCCCGATGCCCGGATCGAAGGCGAACTGCGCGGTCCAGTGTGGGTCGGCGCCGGTGCGAGCATTGCAACCGGTGCGACAGTCGGACCGCATGCGGTGATCGGCCGCGGTACCCGGGTCGCCGAGAATGCGCGCGTCGAAACCAGCCTCAGCTTGCCCAATAGCCGGATCGGAGCGGAATCCACGCTGGTGCGTTGCGTCGCACACGACGATCGAGTGTGGCGTGATGCTTGA
- a CDS encoding MBL fold metallo-hydrolase: MLEVTFIGTGDAFGSGGRRHTAILLRDGNRTLLLDCGPTTLLGLRELGIDPREIDAIVLSHYHGDHIGGVPFMLLDFEFADERTKPLQVIGPKGVRERIARIGDAMCFEGERKRPYELSFEEYRAGVSLEIEGFRLIPMPAHHQPVTEPHMLRVESEHRSVCFSGDTGWHEELPEKVGDVDLFISECVNFDPNYEFHLSHRELDLARERFRCSSMVLTHLGQEMLENMDRVRFDIAHDGLILKV, from the coding sequence ATGCTTGAGGTCACTTTCATCGGTACGGGTGATGCGTTCGGCAGCGGTGGACGCCGGCACACGGCGATCCTGTTGCGCGATGGAAACCGTACACTGCTCCTGGACTGTGGTCCGACCACGTTGCTCGGATTGCGCGAACTGGGCATCGACCCGCGCGAGATCGATGCGATCGTACTCAGTCACTATCACGGCGATCACATAGGCGGCGTTCCTTTCATGCTCCTGGATTTCGAGTTCGCCGATGAGCGAACCAAGCCTCTCCAGGTGATCGGCCCGAAGGGCGTCCGGGAGCGGATCGCCCGAATTGGCGATGCAATGTGTTTCGAGGGCGAGCGGAAGCGCCCTTATGAACTCAGCTTCGAGGAGTATCGCGCAGGGGTGTCACTGGAAATCGAGGGTTTCCGTCTCATCCCCATGCCGGCACATCACCAGCCGGTGACCGAACCGCATATGCTGCGGGTGGAGAGCGAACACCGCTCCGTTTGCTTCAGCGGGGATACCGGCTGGCATGAAGAACTCCCCGAGAAAGTGGGAGATGTAGACCTCTTCATCAGCGAATGCGTCAACTTCGACCCGAACTACGAGTTCCACCTGAGCCATCGCGAACTCGATCTGGCCCGTGAGCGATTTCGCTGCAGCTCCATGGTGTTGACCCACCTGGGTCAAGAGATGCTCGAAAACATGGACCGAGTGCGCTTCGACATCGCCCACGACGGCCTGATCCTCAAGGTCTAG
- a CDS encoding anhydro-N-acetylmuramic acid kinase gives MLWIGLMSGTSADAVDAVLVRIGGASARAPEVLAFESLPLEEELRRRIHEACLERVALRDLVALDVELGERFAHAALLVARSAGVELESIEGIGSHGQTVGHFPEVHGTLQIGSAAVIHELTRIPVVADFRSADLAAGGQGAPLTPFLHHACLAAAGERRCVLNIGGFTNLSYLDGQDAASLIAFDPGPGNALIDRAVRWASEGAERYDVGGGRCARGKVFSAVGAQMLQDEYFGVGPPKSTGHEHFGAAFFERARDAVVEQGGEPDDVCATLAWLTVESVARAAESFLPAEADRWLVYGGGVHNSALMDGLRSRLGDAPVETTDDYGLQSDALEAICFALLGWCYARGRVSNIPSATGAQREVCLGSLTGVLR, from the coding sequence GTGCTCTGGATCGGACTGATGTCCGGCACTTCCGCAGACGCGGTCGATGCCGTGCTGGTGCGTATCGGCGGCGCGTCCGCACGTGCGCCCGAAGTACTGGCGTTTGAGTCCCTACCGCTCGAAGAAGAGCTGCGCAGGCGCATTCACGAGGCTTGCCTCGAACGTGTTGCGCTGCGCGACCTGGTTGCGCTCGATGTGGAACTTGGCGAGCGCTTCGCCCACGCAGCGCTCCTCGTCGCGCGCTCAGCGGGTGTAGAGCTCGAATCGATCGAAGGGATCGGCTCGCACGGCCAGACTGTGGGGCACTTTCCAGAGGTGCACGGCACACTGCAAATCGGTTCAGCCGCGGTGATCCACGAACTCACTCGTATTCCGGTGGTGGCGGACTTTCGCAGCGCTGACCTCGCGGCCGGCGGCCAGGGCGCTCCGTTGACGCCCTTCCTGCACCACGCGTGTCTTGCGGCGGCCGGGGAACGCCGTTGTGTGCTGAATATCGGCGGTTTTACGAATCTGAGTTATCTGGACGGTCAGGACGCGGCATCGCTGATCGCGTTCGACCCGGGTCCCGGCAACGCGTTGATCGATCGCGCGGTGCGCTGGGCCTCGGAAGGCGCGGAGCGCTACGACGTAGGGGGGGGCCGCTGTGCGCGCGGCAAGGTGTTCAGCGCAGTCGGCGCACAGATGCTCCAGGACGAGTACTTCGGCGTCGGGCCGCCCAAGAGTACCGGTCACGAACACTTCGGAGCGGCCTTTTTCGAACGCGCGCGCGACGCCGTGGTCGAGCAGGGCGGAGAGCCCGACGATGTGTGCGCGACGCTTGCCTGGTTGACCGTCGAGAGCGTCGCCCGGGCAGCTGAGAGCTTTCTACCCGCCGAGGCGGACCGTTGGCTGGTCTACGGAGGTGGCGTACACAACTCCGCACTGATGGACGGTCTGCGCTCGCGGCTGGGAGATGCCCCAGTCGAAACCACCGACGATTACGGCCTCCAGAGTGATGCCCTCGAGGCGATCTGTTTCGCGCTACTGGGCTGGTGCTATGCCCGCGGCCGCGTGTCGAACATCCCGTCGGCTACGGGCGCGCAGCGCGAGGTGTGTCTGGGCAGCCTGACCGGGGTCTTGCGCTAG